From a single Fusarium fujikuroi IMI 58289 draft genome, chromosome FFUJ_chr03 genomic region:
- a CDS encoding related to phosphatidylserine-specific receptor produces MPSAIVSNGTGHHDSLCDRRDDTYESTSQSDSIPPHPLGLKPLGNQYFFTGRNARRSIGSWRILPDEVLSLVLEQFDAAALLKLGHTCKFLYAFCHSDEFWKPLFLRSPPPDNKDIRWQGSWRSTVLGLPSDQGTKIDCSNVFSDVLHRPFACSHVILTRFTSHIPKANQIRRFENLTYDQYAEKWTEQPFVLTKCIQEWPVYEGWTIDSMLQMFSKVEFRAEAVDWPFATYYTYMKNNSDESPLYLFDRRFAEKMGISVGKKPGTAYWRPDCFGPDLFEVLGDERPAHRWLIVGPERSGSTFHKDPNATSAWNAVIQGSKYWIMFPPATQVPGVYVSNDSSEVTSPLSIAEWLLTFHEEARQLPDCAEGICEAGEILHVPSGWWHLVVNLESGIALTQNFVPQSLSLVSEVVSFLRDKADQVSGFDDQVADPYQLFVERMKSSYPEVLHKALDLADTKSCKKRKWDAAVGGVDHNQGQEGGDGFSFGFGGDGDDVEIP; encoded by the exons ATGCCTTCAGCCATCGTCAGCAATGGCACTGGCCATCATGATTCACTCTGTGATAGGAGAGACGACACATATGAGTCAACTTCCCAAAGTGACTcaattcctcctcatccactAGGACTCAAGCCATTAGGCAACCAGTATTTCTTCACGGGTCGCAATGCGAGGCGCTCAATTGGGAGCTGGAGAATTCTGCCAGACGAGGTTCTCTCCCTTGTACTAGAGCAGTTTGATGCTGCAGCTCTCTTGAAGCTTGGCCACACCTGCAAATTCTTATACGCCTTTTGCCACTCTGATGAATTTTGGAAGCCTTTGTTTCTCCG gtcaccaccaccagatAACAAGGATATCCGATGGCAAGGATCATGGAGATCAACTGTTTTAGGTCTGCCCAGTGACCAAGGGACCAAAATCGACTGTAGCAACGTCTTCTCAGATGTCCTTCACCGGCCATTTGCCTGCAGTCATGTCATCCTTACCCGGTTCACCTCACATATTCCCAAGGCAAACCAGATCCGTCGCTTCGAGAACCTGACTTACGATCAGTATGCCGAGAAATGGACTGAGCAGCCATTCGTGCTTACCAAATGCATTCAGGAATGGCCAGTATATGAGGGGTGGACTATCGATAGCATGCTCCAGATGTTTTCCAAGGTCGAGTTTCgtgctgaggctgttgactGGCCATTCGCAACCTATTACACATACATGAAGAACAACAGCGACGAAAGCCCTCTGTATCTCTTTGACCGGAGATTTGCAGAAAAGATGGGGATCAGTGTCGGTAAGAAGCCAGGCACTGCATACTGGAGACCAGACTGCTTTGGCCCTGATCtgtttgaggttcttggagaCGAACGCCCTGCCCATCGATGGCTGATTGTCGGTCCTGAGCGAAGTGGCTCAACTTTCCACAAAGACCCCAACGCAACGAGTGCTTGGAACGCTGTAATTCAAGGATCTAAGTATTGGATAATGTTCCCACCAGCTACACAGGTGCCCGGTGTTTATGTTTCCAATGACAGCAGCGAAGTCACCAGCCCCCTTAGCATTGCGGAGTGGCTTCTCACTTTTCATGAAGAAGCACGGCAACTTCCTGACTGCGCCGAGGGTATTTGCGAAGCGGGAGAAATACTTCATGTTCCTAGCGGGTGGTGGCATCTGGTGGTCAATCTCGAGAGCGGCATTGCACTTACGCAGAACTTCGTGCCCCAGAGCTTGAGTCTTGTATCAGAAGTTGTTTCCTTCTTGCGGGACAAGGCTGACCAGGTCAGTGGATTCGATGATCAAGTGGCGGACCCTTATCAACTCTTCGTggagagaatgaagagcAGCTATCCAGAAGTTCTACACAAAGCCCTGGACCTGGCCGATACGAAGAGCTGCAAAAAGCGTAAATgggatgctgctgttggtggaGTAGACCATAACCAAGGGCAGGAAGGAGGTGACGGTTTCAGTTTTGGTTTcggcggcgatggcgatgatgttgaaatACCCTAG
- a CDS encoding related to nuclear WD protein PRL1, whose protein sequence is MVSDEHFEMCLPILQDATLEDEDKTDRLEELFRKETSLTGTSLDNAILDALWRFRDGGGTSASPPPIRQTILRRPSPASWRGSPTPMSGSPRLAVSPLAPPGFVPSTFGRTISSTVSPFSSPRASPRLALATPVIPHSPNLNAYEFASDPTPATEILGEYQTENVEWLVSDDAASVTSSVGTPSALNAAAPEFSSMSAQSADMSPYDMLRSILGQTKSDDEIEAALAQNGYDLSATIVSFMESQAGDNQPGGVSLEEPKNVLIGKSVDRPTTPLGQSKSGVICKFYMSTGSCLRADCRFSHDLSNHLCKYWVMGNCLAGETCIFSHDPTKLMNKLALDGASTPPSKHGGLQLGDLNSFPSLRPGTPDHLSGFAGSNSFPAVGITPPPGLKHFQGTSSPRARSRPSSRHQTREPDISAPALDDNDAFPSLGSASIKQGKKHHGKRGGHGHSHKENHAPNSLADIVKMSPSPIPVRPELKRGLGRNGSSTVARNGENSAAAQAIPSPKHIPWLETGERANKAYLKARQEAIKHGGLRNKFLQSAAQAWNRNDARAAKALSLRGQSENDLMRKAHREAAKELYEERNKGNSHDLELYIDLHGLHPEEAVEYLEKVLMENGRESQPIYAITGSGHHSKNGKDKVGRAIRNFLNEWRYAYREFSVPGDRNNMGGILGIDARSWDKSLAKEGDSDGKEEVDILSQGVEIGDGKVRLLVRDPPKGPSGRR, encoded by the exons ATGGTTTCCGACGAGCACTTCGAGATGTGCTTGCCCATCTTGCAGGATGCAACCCTGGAAGACGAGGACAAGACAGATAGACTCGAGGAGCTCTTCCGCAAAGAAACGAGCCTCACCGGCACTTCCCTCGACAACGCAATACTAGATGCTCTTTGGCGGTTTCGTGACGGCGGCGGCACATCAGCGTCACCCCCTCCCATCAGACAGACGATCTTACGACGCCCTTCACCCGCCTCCTGGCGTGGTTCGCCAACTCCCATGTCGGGCTCCCCAAGACTGGCCGTGAGCCCCCTTGCTCCTCCGGGCTTTGTTCCCTCGACCTTTGGCAGGACAATCTCCTCTACGGTTTCTCCCTTTTCTTCGCCTCGAGCATCGCCACGTCTGGCTCTTGCGACACCCGTCATTCCTCATAGTCCAAACTTGAATGCATACGAATTTGCTAGCGACCCGACCCCGGCCACAGAGATTCTAGGTGAATACCAGACGGAAAATGTTGAGTGGCTCGTCAGTGATGATGCCGCTAGCGTGACTTCATCTGTCGGTACTCCGAGTGCTCTCAACGCAGCAGCCCCCGAGTTCTCGTCCATGTCGGCACAGTCAGCTGATATGTCGCCATATGATATGTTGCGTTCCATCCTTGGGCAGACAAAatccgatgatgagattgaagccGCTCTTGCGCAGAATGGTTATGATCTCAGCGCAACTATTGTCTCCTTTATGGAAAGCCAAGCAGGTGACAACCAGCCCGGCGGTGTGTCATTGGAAGAACCCAAAAACGTCCTGATTGGGAAATCCGTGGATCGCCCAACTACTCCCCTAGGTCAATCGAAGTCGGGGGTTATTTGCAAGTTCTATATGTCGACTGGTTCGTGCTTGCGCGCCGATTGCCGATTCAGCCATGATCTCAGCAACCACCTTTGCAA ATATTGGGTCATGGGGAATTGCTTGGCAGGAGAGACATGCATTTTCTCGCATGATCCCACCAAACTTATGAATAAGCTCGCCCTTGACGGGGCCAGTACGCCACCATCAAAGCACGGCGGTTTACAGCTTGGAGATCTTaactcttttccttctctaaGACCTGGAACCCCCGATCATCTAAGTGGTTTCGCTGGCAGCAACAGTTTCCCTGCTGTGGGCATTACGCCACCACCAGGCTTGAAGCATTTCCAGGGAACTTCCAGTCCCCGTGCTCGATCTCGCCCTAGCAGTCGACATCAGACCAGAGAGCCAGATATCTCCGCCCCTGCTCTAGATGACAACGATGCCTTCCCTTCACTTGGTTCTGCATCTATCAAGCAAGGCAAGAAGCATCATGGCAAGCGAGGTGGCCATGGACATTCGCACAAGGAGAATCACGCGCCTAATTCTCTGGCTGATATTGTCAAGATGTCTCCCTCGCCCATCCCTGTCCGTCCCGAACTCAAGAGAGGGCTGGGGCGCAATGGAAGCTCGACAGTTGCACGAAATGGGGAAAACAGCGCTGCAGCTCAGGCCATTCCCAGTCCCAAGCATATCCCGTGGCTGGAGACCGGTGAGCGTGCTAACAAAGCATATTTGAAGGCTCGCCAGGAGGCCATTAAGCACGGCGGCCTTCGTAATAAGTTTCTTCAAAG TGCTGCGCAAGCATGGAATCGCAATGACGCTAGGGCGGCTAAAGCTCTCAGCCTGCGGGGACAAAGCGAGAACGATCTTATGCGCAAAGCTCATCGCGAGGCTGCAAAAGAACTATACGAGGAACGTAACAAGGGCAACTCCCATGATTTGGAATTGTACATCGATCTTCACGGTCTTCacccagaagaagctgtcgaGTACCTCGAAAAGGTTTTGATGGAAAACGGTAGGGAGTCGCAACCCATTTATGCCATCACCGGCTCTGGACACCACAGTAAGAACGGAAAGGACAAGGTTGGCAGGGCGATCCGGAACTTTCTTAACGAGTGGAGGTATGCTTACCGGGAGTTCTCTGTTCCTGGAGACCGCAATAATATGGGTGGTATTCTGGGAATCGATGCTCGTAGCTGGGACAAGTCTCTCGCCAAGGAGGGCGACTCAGATGGTAAAGAAGAGGTGGACATACTAAGTCAAGGCGTCGAGATTGGCGACGGCAAAGTCAGACTCCTGGTGCGTGATCCGCCCAAGGGGCCCAGCGGCCGTCGATGA
- a CDS encoding related to TVP38-Integral membrane protein localized to vesicles along with the v-SNARE Tlg2p, with product MPADYNSTAQALALSPDRGSSPSPSRPPWSTTSSSRRLSNPLMNRRRASTSYTGGGKTSFVRRIWGTVNLLGEQVLKVYLRLSPFQRILALVGVVAAGVLGILAIIYSHVFFKWLEPKAEQWRALPGGWTLAFLLVFVTSFPPIVGYSTASTIAGFVYGFPLGWPIVASGCTAGALCAFLASRTVLSSYVDRMVGRDHRFVALGQVLRQEGIWYLTAIRFCPLPFSLSNGFLATIPSITPLAFTISTALSSPKLLVHVFIGSRLALLAEKGDKMSAGSKAINYLSMILGAAVGLIVGLIIYRRTMARAEELARQEGLEPTDLSAEEGEAGYADSENTMIMDPEDAAVLMSDDDISLWGRDGTDSRYHDDDDDDDDDEEDEGNTNKRRDRRV from the exons atgCCTGCGGATTACAACTCAACCGCCCAGGCTCTCGCCCTGTCTCCAGACCGTGGCTCATCTCCCTCGCCAAGCCGTCCTCCCTGGTCTACGACGTCCTCGAGCCGCCGTTTATCGAACCCGCTAATGAATCGTCGCCGCGCGAGCACTAGCTATACTGGCGGTGGTAAGACGAGCTTTGTGCGCCGCATATGGGGTACCGTCAATCTGCTTGGTGAGCAGGTTCTGAAGGTGTATCTGCGCCTGTCACCTTTCCAGAGGATTCTTGCCCTCGTAGGCGTTGTCGCAGCAGGCGTGCTTGGCATTCTGGCTATTATCTACTCGCATGTCTTCTTCAAATGGCTTGAGCCAAAGGCCGAGCAGTGGCGCGCTCTTCCAGGAGGTTGGACTCTGGCCTTTCTGCTGGTCTTCGTCACTTCGTTCCCTCCGATTGTTGGATACTCGACCGCGAGCACAATCGCGGGTTTTGTGTATGGGTTTCCCTTAGGCTGGCCCATTGTTGCATCCGGATGTACGGCTGGTGCTCTTTGTGCGTTCCTCGCGAGCAGAACTGTTTTAAGCAGCTATGTTGATCGCATGGTTGGTCGGGATCATCGCTTTGTCGCTCTTGGTCAAGTGTTGCGCCAGGAGGGAATTTGGTATCTTACGGCTATCCGATTCTGTCCACTTCCATTCAGTCTGAGCAATGGCTTCCTCGCCACTATTCCCAGCATTACACCTCTGGCGTTTACCATTTCCACAGCATTGTCAAG CCCTAAACTGCTCGTCCACGTTTTCATCGGCAGTCGTCTTGCTCTGCTAGCTGAGAAGGGCGATAAAATGTCCGCTGGTAGCAAAGCCATTAATTATTTAAGCATGATTTTGGGTGCTGCCGTCGGTCTTATTGTTGGGCTTATCATTTACCGTCGTACTATGGCTCGTGCCGAAGAGCTCGCGCGTCAAGAAGGCCTTGAGCCTACAGATCTATCAgctgaagagggcgaggCCGGCTATGCAGACTCTGAAAACACAATGATCATGGATCCTGAAGATGCAGCCGTGTTAATGTCGGACGATGATATTTCACTGTGGGGTAGAGATGGTACAGACAGCAGATatcacgatgatgatgatgatgatgatgatgatgaagaggatgagggaaACACCAATAAGAGGAGGGACCGAAGGGTATGA
- a CDS encoding related to prolyl aminopeptidase A has product MSTPDSLSIPQAELVSRKSHVLPGQLCVTELFFKVPLDYTDIQGPSITLFARAVKKHDVPIFPPDDEESENSPKDEFGEPPKPYMVYLEGGPGFGNREPQDHPLTRHALAKGYQLLLLDHRGVGLSTPVGADMLSLVSGDVEGRTRYLGLMRQDNTVRDCEAVRKYLTASWPAAKQPWSIFGQSYGGFISLSYLSMHPEGLREVFLTGGLAPVGKKPDQVYEATFQRVIQRNEQYYEKFPEDVENVRQVAKFIESKGGSIPLPSGGVLTVPRLLTIGISFGSHGGFDQVHSTILTLKASLDQFGFFNRASLVPLEGWNPFDTNIIYAILHEAIYCDGPGLASAWSANRIGKELKPFSWLDNGYSTESTSGCLYFSGEMIFPFHFETYPELQILRQEAELLASRDNWPALYDQEKLQKNKVPVYAASFVEDMYVDYNFARDTAKLVKGTKTFETNVMYHSALRAKSDEVLQQLFSLRDDVID; this is encoded by the coding sequence ATGTCTACGCCTGATAGCTTGTCCATCCCCCAAGCCGAACTGGTCAGCAGGAAATCTCACGTGCTGCCTGGGCAATTATGTGTTACGgagctcttcttcaaagtACCCCTCGACTACACGGACATCCAGGGCCCTTCCATCACACTATTCGCTCGTGCTGTCAAGAAACACGATGTTCCCATATTCCCACccgatgatgaggagtcAGAGAACAGCCCAAAAGACGAATTTGGCGAGCCCCCAAAACCATATATGGTCTATCTTGAGGGAGGACCGGGCTTTGGCAACCGTGAACCGCAGGACCATCCCCTCACCCGCCACGCTCTTGCAAAGGGATACCAGCTTCTCTTACTTGACCATCGCGGCGTTGGCCTGAGTACACCAGTTGGTGCTGATATGCTAAGCCTTGTATCTGGAGACGTTGAAGGGCGTACTCGGTACCTCGGCCTCATGCGCCAGGACAACACAGTCCGGGACTGCGAAGCTGTAAGGAAGTATCTTACCGCCTCATGGCCCGCTGCCAAACAACCATGGTCCATCTTTGGCCAGTCGTACGGAGGCTTCATCTCACTATCCTATTTGTCCATGCACCCAGAAGGTCTTCGGGAAGTCTTTCTCACTGGCGGTCTAGCCCCTGTGGGTAAGAAGCCTGACCAAGTATATGAAGCAACATTCCAACGGGTTATACAGCGCAACGAGCAGTACTACGAAAAATTCCCAGAGGACGTCGAAAACGTCCGTCAAGTGGCCAAGTTCATAGAGAGTAAAGGTGGCAGTATTCCATTGCCATCTGGCGGTGTCCTCACCGTTCCTCGTCTCCTGACCATAGGCATTTCCTTTGGAAGCCATGGTGGCTTCGACCAGGTTCACTCTACGATCCTAACTTTAAAAGCATCCCTCGATCAGTTCGGGTTTTTCAACAGAGCATCCCTAGTACCACTTGAGGGCTGGAACCCATTTGATACCAACATCATATACGCCATCCTTCATGAGGCCATATATTGCGACGGCCCTGGTTTAGCCTCCGCCTGGTCAGCGAATCGCATTGGAAAAGAACTCAAGCCATTCTCCTGGCTGGATAACGGCTACTCAACGGAATCTACCAGCGGATGCCTCTACTTCTCCGGAGAAATGATTTTCCCATTTCACTTCGAAACTTACCCAGAGCTCCAGATACTTCGCCAAGAGGCTGAGTTATTGGCCAGTCGTGATAACTGGCCCGCTCTTTACGATCAGGAGAAGCTTCAAAAGAATAAAGTTCCTGTATATGCCGCCTCGTTCGTTGAGGATATGTACGTCGACTATAACTTTGCAAGAGACACagccaagcttgtcaagggtacaaagacttttgagacgaacGTCATGTATCACTCGGCATTGAGAGCGAAATCGGACGAGGTGTTGCAGCAATTGTTTAGCCTGAGAGACGATGTCATTGACTAG
- a CDS encoding putative protein, whose translation MADDAGNAEIAGSTVTVHTLADAMGVPQPQVMVIDRVYEEEKEEHPPSTTEDLWVSSADGRYCSAPVPIRVGPLNNMQTFYVHKDILVQAEWFQKALCGNFREASEQFIDLPEEDPAIFHFLVAFLYEGCYEPIKPAASVLEPEVDKGKGIEVDPEPAEASDSSSSSSSSSSGSSGASWRRRRRARQTRHAEAEETLEKHPGHHRPGCSCPRCLARRDFSRCWQCGAQRSREGNPPVPVPYGRGAPRRGIHPPGVFPPPVSIPMPPQQSLPERITGEDLRTWFLAYELNLDVYICATRYLMDDFRKAVMRSCVDMLETAGWDAAQPKMMHLCRKLYHNVPEVDDLLKMVMARVGFLQPLLWKRAPVETSEFLVSNPELAATILRETVMRHSQPAADLPSMEHVHTTAYEDEWQNLGRAPARTRAYH comes from the exons ATGGCGGATGATGCGGGAAATGCAGAGATTGCAGGCTCAACCGTCACAGTGCACACCTTGGCCGATGCTATGGGcgttcctcagcctcaggtTATGGTGATAGACAGAGTctatgaggaggagaaagaagaacatcCCCCTAGCACAACAGAAGATCTCTGGGTCAGTTCAGCAGACGGCCGATATTGCTCTGCGCCTGTACCAATACGAGTTGGTCCTTTGAACAACATGCAAACCTTCTAC GTTCACAAAGACATACTTGTCCAGGCAGAGTGGTTCCAAAAAGCCTTATGCGGAAACTTCAGAGAAGCAAGTGAGCAATTCATTGATCTGCCAGAGGAGGATCCGGCTATTTTTCATTTTCTTGTTGCATTTCTATACGAGGGTTGCTATGAACCTATCAAGCCAGCAGCGAGCGTTTTAG AACCAGAAGTCGACAAAGGAAAGGGTATTGAAGTTGACCCAGAGCCAGCAGAGGCTTCTGACTCGAGCTCGTCAAGTAGCAGTAGCAGTTCTGGGAGCTCGGGTGCCTCATGGAGACGCCGGCGTCGGGCTCGACAAACGAGACATGCTGAGGCGGAAGAAACCCTGGAGAAGCATCCGGGACATCATCGACCGGGTTGCTCGTGTCCTCGATGCCTCGCTCGGCGTGACTTTTCGAGGTGCTGGCAGTGCGGGGCTCAGCGATCCCGCGAAGGCAATCCtcctgtgcctgtgccttATGGTCGAGGGGCTCCTAGAAGAGGGATCCATCCTCCAGGTGTTTTCCCTCCTCCTGTCAGCATTCCGATGCCTCCTCAGCAGAGCCTACCGGAGCGTATCACGGGAGAGGATCTTCGGACCTGGTTCCTGGCGTATGAGCTCAACCTCGACGTTTATATTTGCGCGACACGTTATCTTATGGACGACTTTCGAAAGGCAGTGATGCGGTCGTGTGTTGATATGCTCGAGACAGCAGGCTGGGATGCTGCACAGCCAAAGATGATGCATCTTTGCAGAAAACTTTATCACAACGTGCCAGAAGTCGATGACTTGCTCAAGATGGTCATGGCACGCGTTGGGTTCCTTCAGCCACTTCTCTGGAAGCGCGCGCCTGTAGAGACAAGTGAGTTCTTGGTGAGCAACCCAGAGCTCGCTGCTACCATTCTACGAGAGACAGTCATGAGGCATTCGCAGCCAGCGGCGGATTTGCCATCGATGGAGCATGTTCATACTACGGCTTATGAAGATGAGTGGCAGAACTTGGGTCGTGCACCTGCGCGAACACGAGCCTATCACTAG